The Planctomycetota bacterium genome contains the following window.
CCCGTGAAGGGGCCGTCGGCGAAAGCGTCCACCACGGTGATCGGCAGCGTGTGCGACATGCGGCAGCTTACGCCGCGTGCTCGGGCCGTTCGGCGAGCCAGTCTTCGAGCGTCGCGACGGCTTCGGGGTGTTCGTGGCTGCGTGCGAGGAAGCCGGCACCGTGTTGGGGCATCGGATCCTGATCGGTCGGCTGGTAACGCAAGTCGACCGACCACCGGACGTGGTCCGACGTGTTCGGCGTACTCATGTGCACGTTGCGGTCGTTGAAGAGGATCACGCTGCCGGCCGGGACCGGCAGGGCGATGGCTTCACGCTTGAGCGTCTTCATTTGCCGCTCGGGGATGGTCGTGTATGCGGTACCGGAGTAACCCTCGGCTTCGTGATCGAACATCCGCGTGCGGTGAGTCCGCGGCCAGACGTGGAGACAGCCGTTTGCCGGCGTCGAGTCGACGATCGGAATCCACGCGGTAATGACCGGATTGCTGTTGGCGTCGGGCCAGTACGAGCGGTCCTGGTGCCAGGGCACCGCACCCGCCGCAACGCCGGGGACTTTCGGGCGGACGTTGTACACCGGGTTGGCAAACAGTTCGCCACCGATCAGGCTTTCGACCGCGTCAAGGATCTTCGGGTTGCTCATCAGCTCGAAGTACCCCGGCAATCGGTCACGCCAGCTCCGGCCGTACTTGAGAAAGTCTTGGTCGGTTTTCCCTTCGAACAAGAGCGCGAGCCGCCTCTCGAACGGCGCGTCGGTGAGCACGTCGTCGATCAAGCCATTGGCCTTGAGCTCGTCGGCGATCATGTCGACCTTCTGCGTCATCGCCGTCTTCACGCCGGCGAGGTCCGCTTCGTCGAGATAGTTTTCGAGCACTAGATAACCTTCGCGGTCGTAGAACTCGACCTGTTCGTCGGTGAGGCAACCTCCGCGGGAGGCACCAACGACATCGGGAATCGCGCGAGCTTGTTCTTCGGTGAGCATGGCCAGAAAGTAGCCGCGCCGGCGATGTGCGACAATGGACCGCACTCACCATCGTTGGTACAAAATCATCATGTTCCCCGTCCGCTTGCCACTGCACCGGTGTCCGGAAGTCGTCAACCTCGGGGTGGGGGTTCACGGCGGGGTGCCGGTCGAGCGATATCGGTCGAGGGACTTGTGGCACCTGCACCTGTATCAGTACCGAGCGTGGCTCACGCTCGATGGTGAGCGTGTGCGGATCGAGCCGGGCGTGGTCACGATCGTGCCGCCGGGGACCGCGATGGTGTTCGAGTATGCCGGCCGGAGTGAGCACGCGTACGCGCATGTGCGCCTGTCACGGTCGAGGTCGATCGACCCGGTCGTACCGGTCGCATCCAAGCCGGCCGCGTTCGCACAACTCGATGTCGGTGTCCGTGCCGCGATCGGCTGGTGGCCGAACACGCCGGCGCGGTCGGTGGTTCGGCTCTGGGATGTACTTTGGCAACTGACCGATGTCGGGCCGGTGCAGGGTGACGCGGTGGATCGGCTGCGCTCGACGATCGAGCAGCGGCTGTCCGATCCCTTGCCGGTGGCGCGGTTGCTTGCGCAACTCGACTTGGGCTACTCGCACAACCACCTGCTGCGGCTGTTCAAGGAGCGGACCGGGAAGACGATCGCGGGTTACATCCGTCAACGGCGCAGCGAGGTCGCGACCGGGCTTTTGCGGAGCACGTCGCTACCGATCAAGGCCGTGGCGGCGGCGGTCGGCGTGCCCGACCCCCACGCGTTCAACAAGCTCATCCGTCAGACGACGGGCCAGCCTCCGAGTGCGCTGCGTGGCGAATGACATCAACCGGCGCGGTGGCTCGGCTTGACGCCCATCGGGTCTTCGGCACCGAGGCTCCGCGGGTCGGGTAGCTCGATGTCGAGCCGGGCGCGGATCGCTTCGACCGGCTCTGCCCAGTTCTGCTCCCAACGTTCGCCGAGGACGGGCTGGGCCTTCTTGCCCATGTGATAGCCGGCGACGATGGCACCGAGCACTTCGTCGAACTGTTCCCCGGCGACCGCGTAACGCAGCAGCGCCCCGGCGAGGATCACCGCCGCCATCGGACGGCGTGTCTGGGCGAACTCGAACGCCTTGACCCCGACCTCGCCGACGGGCGTGGGGTGGAAGCCCAGCACGACGTGCCAGACGTCGTGGGTTTCGCGCAGCCGGTTGAGCGCGGTCACGATTTCGGGGTTGTGGTTGTCGTCCTCGGGCAGTTGCTGGTAGTAGTCGGCGTCGAACCCGTAGTCGTCGATGTGCCGTGCGAGTTCGCGACCGACCGATCCTTCCGGGAGCGTGCGCAGCATGTCAACTTCGGGCGGGGTGCCGCGGACGTACCGGTCGGCGAGGATCGCCGCGACCGTCGGCTGACTGTGCAGGTGCGAGAGCATCCCGCAGGTGACCCTGGCATCGAGCAGGCCGTTTTCGATGTGGTAGATGTTTTGGATGTCGTGGACATCGCGGAGCATGCCGAGCATGCCAATGGCCGACCGAAACGCGTCGGCCCCGGCGAGCTTTGGCGGGAGGAATCGTCTGAGGAGGTAGGCCATGTCGGTGCCTCCGGGGGTGCTTCCTGACCATTCCAAATGTAGGCCCGCTCGACGGACGAGCGGGCCTACGGGCAGGAAGGGGTAGGGAATCGGATTTTGGCTCTCGGGGTTTGGCGGGATCACCCGAGTTCGCCGGCGGGTCTGTCGCGGATGCTCGTCCACTTGGCTTCGGCGGCGGTGAGGTAGCCGGCGATGTCGGATACGAACTTCTCTTGAATCGCGGGGCTGATGTTCAGGTAGAGCTTGCCCTCGTGGATCAGGTAGGCGTTGGGGTCGCCGTTGAATTTGCGGCCGAGCGAGACGCCGAACGCGCAGTAGCCGCCGAACTCCGGCAGGTACTTCTCCGGGTTGCTCTCGAACTTGCGCTTGTTGGCTTCGGACGTAAACCAGTAGACGGCCCCGTCGTGCTTGGCGGCGATCTGGAAGTCGCCCTTCTTCGGGGCGTCGTCGACGAAGTACGAGACCGGGTCGTAGCCGTTGAGCGCGAGGCCGGTCTTGTCGGTGTTGACCCGCTCGCTGGTCGCCTGTTGGTCGGCGGGCTGCGTGGCTGGCTGGGTGGTCGCGTCGCCATAGGCGAGAAGCGCGGGTACGGCGGGCAACGGCAGAATCGTCGCGGCGATGGCGGCGAGCGTGAAGGTGGTGCGGGATCGAATCACGGGTTGACGAAGTGCGAGCATCGGGTCTCCTTGGCAAGCGGTCAGGGACGGAGTTTTGACTTGCGGAGAGGATGCCCGGTATCGCGAAGTCGAGCCTCTGGCATTGGGTCGAAATCGTGCGGGGATTTGTTCGATGCGTCGTTAGGCCGATCGGGTTAGCGCATGCCAACGCCGCCTGCGATGTGCGACTACGCGGGCGGCGTTGTGGAGGGGCGGCGTTAGCGCAAGAACGCTTCGTGCAAACCGCCGTCGACGCTGATGACCTGGCCGGTGGTTCGGCTCAGGCGATCGGTGACGAGCAGGAAGATCGCCTCGGCCTGGTCGATCGGTCGGATCGGCTTATGTGTCAGCGTGCGCTTGGCGTAGAAGTCCGCGAGCGTGTCGCGGAGCTTGTCGTCGTCCCAGCTATCGTCGAAGGGGATCTCGTACTTGCTCAGCGATGCGATGACGCGATCGCGGGGGAACATGGAGGAGCCGGCAACGACAGTGGCAGGGGCGACGCCGTTGACGCGGATGTGCGGGGCGTAGGCGACGGCGAGTTCACGGACGAGGTGGTTGGCCGCGGCTTTGGACGTGTCGTAGGGGAAGCTGCCTTTCTTGGGTACGACGGCGTTGACGGAGGTGGTGAGCACGACGTTACCGCCGAGGCCCTGGGCGTCGATGATCTTCCGGCCGGCCTCGGCGCAGTTGTACAGGCCGGTGACGTTGATCTTGAAGGACGCGTCCCATTGGTCGGGCGTGTTGTAGCCAGCGTTGTCGGGTGTGGCGAAGTAGCCGGCGGTGACGATGATGTCATCGACGCCGCCGTAGGCGAGCAGGGCCTGGTCGAGCATCGCGCACAGGGACTTCGGGTCGGTGATGTCGGCGCCGAGGCCGACGATGTCGCCGCAGCCGCTGATGCCGGTGCCGGCGACGCCGATGCCCTTGCCGACGATCTTCTCGATCTCCTCGGCAGTGGCTTGCGCGGCTTCTTCCTTGAGGTCGACCGCAACGATTTCGGCACCTTCCTTGATCAGGCGGTGGCAGGTCTCTTTGCCGATGCCGGAACCGCCGCCGATGACGACGCAGACCTTTCGGGCAAGCTCGGCCTCGGCGGGCATGCGTTGGAGTTTGGCTTCCTCGAGCGACCAGTATTCGATGTCGAACGCCTCCTGACGCGGTAGGCCCTGGTACTCGCTCACCGCTTCGGCGCCCTTCATCACCTCGACCGCACAGCAATAGAACTCGGCAGTGACGCGTGACTCGGATTTGTTCTTGCCCCACGCGATCATGCCGACGCCGGGGATGAGGATGACCGTCGGGTTGGGGTCGCGCATCGACGGGCTGTCGGGGTGCTTGCACGCGTTGTAGTAGTCGGCGTAGTCCTTGCGGTACTGTTCGAGGCCGGCGGTGAGGAGTTCGCGGAGCTTGTCGGTGCCGCTGGTCGGATCCCAGTCAACATACAGTGGCTTGATCTTGGTGCGGAGGAAGTGATCGGGGCAGGACGTGCCGATCTCGGCGAGGCGTTGTGCGTCGTGGGAGTTGACAAACTGCAGCACCGAGTCGCGGTGCTCGACGGTGCCGATGAAGCGCTTCTGTTGGCTTACCTGTCCGCGGAGCCACGGGAGGATGTCGGCGAGAACGTCCATGCGTTTCTCGTCGTCGAGTGTCTGGTACTTCTGGCCGCCGAAGGTCTGGTCGCCCTCGTCGTGGTCGGCGAGATATTGGGCGGCTTTCTCGATGAGGTCGAGCGTGAGGTGGTAGCAAGCCTTGTCGTCCTCGTGCCAGTTGATAATGCCGTGCTGGCCCATCAAAAGGCCGACGAAGTCGGGGTTCTTCTCGCACTCGGCGGCCATCTTCAAGCCGAGGTCAAAGCCCGGGCGTTGCCAGCCGACATAGCCGACCTTGCCGCCCCAGATCTTCTCAGCCAGCGCGACCTGATCCTTGCACGCCGCGATCGCGATCACGGCGTTGGGGTGCATGTGGTCGACGTGCTTGGCCGGGATGAACCCGTGCAACGGCGTGTCGATGGATGAGGCACGCGGGTTCAGGTTGAACGTGACGTGCGGGTACATGCCGACCATGTCGTCCTCGGCCTGCGTCTTCGGACCGTTGGGCGAGCGGGATTCGTACACTTTCTTGATGTCGTACAGGCCATCGAGGTAGAGCGACGCGAAGTTCGGCCGCTTGCTCGTGCGGAGGTCGCCGCCGGAGCCTTTGACCCAGAGGACGTTCTTGTCGGTGCCGGTGAGCGGGTCTTTCTCGACGAGTTTGGCCGAGGTGTTACCGCCGCCGGTATTGGTGATGCGTTGGTCGGAGCCGAGGCAGTTGGAGCGGTAGACGAGGCGATCGACCGCGTCGAGCTTGTCGGCGACGGCGTCGTCCCAGAGGTCGTTGACGTGTTTGTAATCGGGCATGGTGGGGAGGTTGGAAGTGCGTTTGGTTACTCGGTGGGGAGCTTGGCGAACTGTTCATACGCGGCGTTCATCGCATCCGTGTTGTTCGGTTCGTAAGTCTGAAGCTTGATGCTCGTTCGGACGATCGGACGGATGTCGTCGGGGTCGATGTCGCCGAGCGTGGCGGCCTGGATGAGCATGTTGCCCAGCGCGGTCGCTTCGACCGGGCCGGTGACGACGGGGATGCCGCAGGCATCGGCGGCGAGTTGGTTGAGCAGCGTCGCCTGCGTGCCGCCGCCGACGATGTGGAGCGTCTCGATCTCACGGCCGGCCAGTTCGCGCAGGTCGCCGAGCGCCTTTCGATACAGCAGGGCGAGCGATTCGTAGATGCAGCGGACGTAAGCGCCGACCGAGTCGGGCACAGGCTGATCGGTGCGTCGGCAGTAGTCGGCGATCTTCTCGGGCATGCGGCCGGGCTTGGCGAAATCCGGATGCTCCGGCCGGATGAGCGATACAAGGGGCTTGGCGGCGGTGCCGAGTTGGGCGAGCTCGGCGTACTCATAAGTCTGATCCGACGGGTCCGACTCGGTCCACGCGCCGCGACACTGTTGCAGGATGTAGAGCCCGGAGATGTTCTTGAGCAAGCGGGTGGTGCCGCGATAGCCCTGTTCGTTGGTGAAGTTCAGTTCGCGGCATTGATCCGTCACCACCGGCTTGTCGAGTTCGACGCCGATGAGTGACCAGGTGCCGCTGGAAAGGTAGGCCCAGTTCGCCCCGTCGCCCGGCGCGGCGGCGACTGCGCAGCCGGTGTCGTGGGAGCATGAAGCGATGATCTTGATGCCGTCGTGTTTGCCAAGAACAGAACCCGGCTCGACGACTTCGGGGAAGACGTGCTTCGGTAGTCCCGCCTGCTCGACCACCTCGTTGGACCAGGCGCGCTTGCGCACGTCCCAAATCTGCGTCGTCGAAGCGTTGGAAAGCTCGACCTTCGGAGCGCCCCCGGCAAGTTGCCAATTCACCCAGTCGGCGATCAGTACGAACGTCTCCGCCGACTCGATGAGCTCCGTCGGCTCGCTCATCAACTGATACAGCGTGTTGAACGGCAGGAACTGGATCCCCGACGCGTCGAAAATCGTCTTCGTCCCGATGTCGCGCAAGGCCCGCTTGAACGTCGCGTCGGTTCGGCTATCGCGATACTGGACCGGTGGGCTCAGCATCGGGCTCGATTTGCCGACGAGGACGTAGTCGACCGCCCACGAGTCGCACGAGATACTGCGAACGTTCGTCGGCCCGTCGGCGGCGTAGGTGGCTTTGCCGATGCCGGTGATGATGTCCTTCCAAAGCTGCAGGATGTTCCAGCGCCGGTGCCCGGCGAGCTCGACCGGCTCGTTGGCGAAGCGGTGTTGTTCGTCGAGCGTGAGCTTACCGTTCTCGAGTGTGCCAAGCATGACCCGGCCGCTCTCGGCCCCGAGGTCGACGGCGATGTAGTGGTGCTTACTCAATCGAATCTCCTCCGCGGATGAATCATGAAACGAGTTGCAGTTGGTGTCGTTCGATCGGCAGGGCGGCGAGAGCGTCGGCGGTCGCATTGGTGACAAGCGTGTCGATGTCGGTCCAGGACGTGACGAGCGCGGAGCTGGAATGGCCGAGCTTCGTGGCGTCGAGGAGAAAGGCGTGCGAACCCGCACGGGCCATCACCTCCCGTTGCAGGTCGGCGACGTCTTGCTGACTGTTGAAGATGCCCGCGTCGTTGAACGCCTCGGCACCGAGCAGGGCAAGGTCGAAGGTCCACTGTCTGGTGGCCGCCAGGGTCTGGGGGCCGAGCACGACCTTTTGCCGGGGCAGCAGCCGACCGCCCAGCAGCACGACCGACGCCTCCTCCGCCGCCGCGAGGTGCGTGGCGACGGCCAGCGATTGAGTGACGACGGTCACGTCCACCGGGGGCGTCCGGCGCAGCTCTTCCGCGACGCGGAAGCAGGTCGTTCCCGCGTCGAGGAACACTGTCATGCCGGGTTCGATCAAGGTGGCGGCGG
Protein-coding sequences here:
- a CDS encoding phytanoyl-CoA dioxygenase family protein produces the protein MLTEEQARAIPDVVGASRGGCLTDEQVEFYDREGYLVLENYLDEADLAGVKTAMTQKVDMIADELKANGLIDDVLTDAPFERRLALLFEGKTDQDFLKYGRSWRDRLPGYFELMSNPKILDAVESLIGGELFANPVYNVRPKVPGVAAGAVPWHQDRSYWPDANSNPVITAWIPIVDSTPANGCLHVWPRTHRTRMFDHEAEGYSGTAYTTIPERQMKTLKREAIALPVPAGSVILFNDRNVHMSTPNTSDHVRWSVDLRYQPTDQDPMPQHGAGFLARSHEHPEAVATLEDWLAERPEHAA
- a CDS encoding helix-turn-helix transcriptional regulator produces the protein MFPVRLPLHRCPEVVNLGVGVHGGVPVERYRSRDLWHLHLYQYRAWLTLDGERVRIEPGVVTIVPPGTAMVFEYAGRSEHAYAHVRLSRSRSIDPVVPVASKPAAFAQLDVGVRAAIGWWPNTPARSVVRLWDVLWQLTDVGPVQGDAVDRLRSTIEQRLSDPLPVARLLAQLDLGYSHNHLLRLFKERTGKTIAGYIRQRRSEVATGLLRSTSLPIKAVAAAVGVPDPHAFNKLIRQTTGQPPSALRGE
- a CDS encoding Coq4 family protein, with protein sequence MAYLLRRFLPPKLAGADAFRSAIGMLGMLRDVHDIQNIYHIENGLLDARVTCGMLSHLHSQPTVAAILADRYVRGTPPEVDMLRTLPEGSVGRELARHIDDYGFDADYYQQLPEDDNHNPEIVTALNRLRETHDVWHVVLGFHPTPVGEVGVKAFEFAQTRRPMAAVILAGALLRYAVAGEQFDEVLGAIVAGYHMGKKAQPVLGERWEQNWAEPVEAIRARLDIELPDPRSLGAEDPMGVKPSHRAG
- a CDS encoding YHS domain-containing (seleno)protein, with amino-acid sequence MLALRQPVIRSRTTFTLAAIAATILPLPAVPALLAYGDATTQPATQPADQQATSERVNTDKTGLALNGYDPVSYFVDDAPKKGDFQIAAKHDGAVYWFTSEANKRKFESNPEKYLPEFGGYCAFGVSLGRKFNGDPNAYLIHEGKLYLNISPAIQEKFVSDIAGYLTAAEAKWTSIRDRPAGELG
- a CDS encoding bifunctional rhamnulose-1-phosphate aldolase/short-chain dehydrogenase gives rise to the protein MPDYKHVNDLWDDAVADKLDAVDRLVYRSNCLGSDQRITNTGGGNTSAKLVEKDPLTGTDKNVLWVKGSGGDLRTSKRPNFASLYLDGLYDIKKVYESRSPNGPKTQAEDDMVGMYPHVTFNLNPRASSIDTPLHGFIPAKHVDHMHPNAVIAIAACKDQVALAEKIWGGKVGYVGWQRPGFDLGLKMAAECEKNPDFVGLLMGQHGIINWHEDDKACYHLTLDLIEKAAQYLADHDEGDQTFGGQKYQTLDDEKRMDVLADILPWLRGQVSQQKRFIGTVEHRDSVLQFVNSHDAQRLAEIGTSCPDHFLRTKIKPLYVDWDPTSGTDKLRELLTAGLEQYRKDYADYYNACKHPDSPSMRDPNPTVILIPGVGMIAWGKNKSESRVTAEFYCCAVEVMKGAEAVSEYQGLPRQEAFDIEYWSLEEAKLQRMPAEAELARKVCVVIGGGSGIGKETCHRLIKEGAEIVAVDLKEEAAQATAEEIEKIVGKGIGVAGTGISGCGDIVGLGADITDPKSLCAMLDQALLAYGGVDDIIVTAGYFATPDNAGYNTPDQWDASFKINVTGLYNCAEAGRKIIDAQGLGGNVVLTTSVNAVVPKKGSFPYDTSKAAANHLVRELAVAYAPHIRVNGVAPATVVAGSSMFPRDRVIASLSKYEIPFDDSWDDDKLRDTLADFYAKRTLTHKPIRPIDQAEAIFLLVTDRLSRTTGQVISVDGGLHEAFLR
- a CDS encoding rhamnulokinase family protein; this encodes MSKHHYIAVDLGAESGRVMLGTLENGKLTLDEQHRFANEPVELAGHRRWNILQLWKDIITGIGKATYAADGPTNVRSISCDSWAVDYVLVGKSSPMLSPPVQYRDSRTDATFKRALRDIGTKTIFDASGIQFLPFNTLYQLMSEPTELIESAETFVLIADWVNWQLAGGAPKVELSNASTTQIWDVRKRAWSNEVVEQAGLPKHVFPEVVEPGSVLGKHDGIKIIASCSHDTGCAVAAAPGDGANWAYLSSGTWSLIGVELDKPVVTDQCRELNFTNEQGYRGTTRLLKNISGLYILQQCRGAWTESDPSDQTYEYAELAQLGTAAKPLVSLIRPEHPDFAKPGRMPEKIADYCRRTDQPVPDSVGAYVRCIYESLALLYRKALGDLRELAGREIETLHIVGGGTQATLLNQLAADACGIPVVTGPVEATALGNMLIQAATLGDIDPDDIRPIVRTSIKLQTYEPNNTDAMNAAYEQFAKLPTE
- a CDS encoding DeoR/GlpR family DNA-binding transcription regulator yields the protein MPRVAKAEVDRRREKLAELLQRERYLRVADVAERLGVSEVTARRDLSALNDQQRIQRTHGGAVSPDALEYERTFASFGKRRTRATAAKTAIATAAATLIEPGMTVFLDAGTTCFRVAEELRRTPPVDVTVVTQSLAVATHLAAAEEASVVLLGGRLLPRQKVVLGPQTLAATRQWTFDLALLGAEAFNDAGIFNSQQDVADLQREVMARAGSHAFLLDATKLGHSSSALVTSWTDIDTLVTNATADALAALPIERHQLQLVS